A genomic region of Pelodiscus sinensis isolate JC-2024 chromosome 1, ASM4963464v1, whole genome shotgun sequence contains the following coding sequences:
- the LOC142826994 gene encoding uncharacterized protein LOC142826994, translating to MAEALAQNGHYPRTQDQVRSKVKELRQGYVKAREESSHSGAAPYYCPYYSELDQILGGGGEARTPRRFVQSGLADPVVDAPEQDPEHSGDGDMVPEEDSEETATLTLEPVTQTPEASQVSSGAGDEAAAGPAVQEGRSTPAPPPSPSRGHGSRRHRSAVNTKTGFQSEGTLRLRKLNFNLHICEAGRHLSIFLFDIQGSDPTSTDVNKKATFDIKEY from the exons atggcagaggccctggcccagaatggacactacccccgcacccaggaccaggtgcgctccaaagttaaagagctgcgccaaggatatgtcaaggccagggaggagagctcccattctggtgcagccccctactactgcccttactacagtgagctggaccagatcctgggtggtggtggtgaagcacgcacaccacggcgtttcgtccagtcaggcttggcagaccctgtggtggacgcgccagagcaggacccagagcactcaggagacggggacatggtgccagaggaggacagtgaggagacggcgaccctcaccctggagccagtcacccagaccccagaggcctcccaggtgtcatctggcgcaggagatgaagcagcag ccggaccagccgtgcaagagggccgcagcaccccagccccacctccatctccatctcggggacatgggagccgcagacacaggt cagcagtgaaTACAAAAACTGGCTTCCAAAGTGAGGGAACTTTGAGGCTGAGGAAACTCAATTTCAACCTGCACATATGTGAAGCTGGCCGTCACTTGTCGATTTTCCTCTTTGATATTCAAGGGTCTGATCCCACATCCACTGATGTTAATAAAAAGGCTACCTTTGACATCAAAGAGTATTAA